A single genomic interval of Gossypium raimondii isolate GPD5lz chromosome 11, ASM2569854v1, whole genome shotgun sequence harbors:
- the LOC105761089 gene encoding kinesin-like protein KIN-14F isoform X1 has protein sequence MGLELISQVSVISVLEEVIQQHGNRIEDVANLVSRNTDEASLQRNDAAGWLRKTVGVVLGKDLPAEPSEEEFRLGLRSGKILCTVLNKIKPGSVPKVLEGPSDSIIIPDGAPLSPYQLENLRNFIAAIEEMGIPTFETSDLEQGGNSSRIVQSVLALKSYSEWKRSGGIGTWKYLENSKPPCFPKPKPFTRRNSEPFMHTFSRTMSLGDKSADSFNSEQSEISYAGSIPSLHLLVRAALLNKKQDEIPMIVESMIKKVSEEYERRLASHTELIKSSPKDTEESVPGNSLSRTASCDDKIKSSPKDTEESVPDNSLSRTASCDDKIKSSPKDTEESVPDNSLSRTASCGNVEVDVEVEAPAEETIDDESSIESEKKELPNEECNTDEEATRHLLKQKTLVEQQRQHLLELKHSLHATKVGMELLQVTYREEFNNLGKHLHSIAYAAMGYQRVLEENRKLYNQVQDLKGSIRVYCRVRPSLSGQSNNLSCVEHIDDTTITVLTPTKTGKEGRKSFTFNKIFSPSVTQAEVFSDTQPLIRSVLDGYNVCIFAYGQTGSGKTYTMSGPTELTEEGLGVNYRALGDLFELSNQRKETISYEISVQMLEIYNEQVRDLLASDGLNKRLEIRNSSQNGINVPEAHLVRVSSTSDVINLMNLGQKNRTVFSTAMNDRSSRSHSCLTVHVQGKDLTSGNIIHGCMHLVDLAGSERVDKSEVMGDRLKEAQYINKSLSALGDVIAALASKGSHVPYRNSKLTQLLQDSLGGQAKTLMFVHIAPEYEASGETISTLKFAERVATVELGAAKVNKDSGEVKELKGQISSLKAALTTAKKEGEPEQLQRSQTISISSSPEIIIPSLGTSPSLPKSQSSSDHSSSVTNAENESSTTSRRDSLEIQEMLANPSLWPPLGKPASSAKEDNKDSASGRWNETLMVNKNDKKDPIPAAGNARWNPTKVYPEQNLNKLTANKNTKGNQDHDQQRIRLEIGSTDDSSDLDECSEIDSVWQSSIPKVTNNNSPNGLASKPKKQQYNHVAKPKSTDFKSAIPSLIPSPSTRKPSNGANPNTNKPKRKTGYSK, from the exons ATGGGATTGGAATTGATTTCACAAGTTTCCGTAATATCAGTTTTGGAAGAAGTTATTCAACAGCATGGAAATCGAATTGAAGATGTTGCTAATTTGGTTTCGAGAAATACCGACGAAGCtt cTTTGCAAAGAAATGATGCTGCTGGGTGGCTGAGAAAAACAGTTGGTGTTGTACTTGGTAAAGATTTGCCAGCTGAGCCTTCTGAAGAAGAATTCAGGCTTGGGTTGCGAAGTGGAAAGATCCTTTGCACTGTTCTAAATAAGATTAAACCTGGATCTGTACCAAAA GTGTTGGAAGGGCCTAGTGATTCAATTATTATTCCTGATGGGGCTCCTTTATCACCATACCAATTAGAGAATCTGAGGAACTTCATTGCAGCTATTGAAGAAATGGGAATTCCAACTTTTGAAACCTCAGATTTGGAACAG gGTGGGAACTCTTCAAGGATTGTGCAGTCTGTTCTAGCATTGAAGTCTTACAGTGAATGGAAAAGAAGTGGTGGAATTGGTACATggaaatatttagaaaattccaAACCACCATGTTTCCCGAAACCGAAACCATTCACGCGAAGAAACAGCGAACCATTCATGCATACCTTTTCAAGGACAATGTCATTGGGTGACAAATCAGCAGATAGCTTCAACAGTGAGCAGTCGGAAATCAGCTACGCA GGTTCCATTCCTTCTTTGCACCTGCTAGTTCGTGCAGCTCTTTTAAATAAGAAGCAAGACGAGATTCCAATG ATCGTGGAATCTATGATAAAGAAAGTATCGGAGGAGTACGAGCGTCGCTTGGCAAGCCATACTGAACTG ATTAAAAGTAGTCCAAAGGATACGGAAGAATCGGTCCCTggtaattctctttctcgaactGCTTCATGTGATGACAAG ATTAAAAGTAGTCCAAAGGATACGGAAGAATCGGTCCCTgataattctctttctcgaactGCTTCATGTGATGACAAG ATTAAAAGTAGTCCAAAGGATACGGAAGAATCGGTCCCTgataattctctttctcgaactGCTTCATGTGGTAAC GTTGAGGTAGACGTAGAAGTAGAGGCACCAGCGGAGGAAACAATTGATGATGAATCATCAATCGAGTCAGAGAAAAAGGAACTTCCGAATGAGGAGTGCAATACTGATGAGGAAGCAACAAGACATCTTTTGAAACAGAAGACATTGGTTGAACAACAACGACAACATCTTCTG GAATTGAAGCATAGTCTTCATGCGACAAAAGTAGGTATGGAACTTTTGCAGGTGACTTACCGCGAAGAGTTTAACAATCTAG GTAAACACTTGCACAGTATAGCTTATGCGGCTATGGGATATCAAAGAGTTCTTGAAGAAAACCGCAAGTTATACAATCAAGTGCAGGACCTGAAAG GGTCTATAAGAGTATACTGCCGAGTAAGGCCATCTTTGAGTGGGCAATCGAACAATTTGAGTTGTGTAGAGCACATAGATGACACAACTATCACAGTTCTCACCCCTACAAAAACCGGCAAAGAGGGACGAAAATCATTTACTTTTAACAAGATATTCAGTCCTTCTGTAACCCAAG CGGAGGTTTTCTCTGATACCCAACCTTTGATTCGATCTGTTCTAGATGGTTATAATGTTTGTATATTTGCTTATGGTCAAACGGGATCAGGGAAAACTTATACTATG TCTGGGCCTACAGAGCTCACAGAGGAAGGCTTAGGTGTAAACTACAGGGCATTGGGTGATCTATTTGAACTCTCAAACCAGAGGAAAGAAACTATTTCCTACGAAATTTCGGTGCAAATGCTTGAAATTTACAATGAGCAAGTTAGGGATCTCCTCGCATCTGATGGTCTAAATAAAAG ACTAGAAATCCGTAACAGCTCTCAAAATGGGATTAATGTACCTGAAGCTCACCTTGTGCGTGTATCATCAACATCTGATGTCATAAACTTGATGAACCTTGGGCAAAAAAATCGTACAGTTTTCTCTACAGCCATGAATGACAGGAGTAGTCGATCTCACAG CTGCTTGACAGTTCACGTTCAAGGAAAAGACCTCACATCAGGAAACATTATTCATGGCTGTATGCATCTGGTTGACCTGGCAGGAAGTGAAAGGGTGGATAAATCTGAGGTGATGGGAGATCGGTTAAAAGAGGCACAGTACATCAACAAATCCCTTTCTGCTTTAGGTGATGTGATTGCGGCTCTTGCTTCAAAAGGTTCACATGTTCCCTATAGAAACAGTAAACTCACTCAGTTGCTCCAAGATTCACTTG GAGGACAAGCCAAAACACTTATGTTTGTTCACATTGCTCCCGAGTACGAAGCTTCTGGAGAAACAATTAGCACGCTTAAATTTGCAGAAAGGGTAGCCACAGTTGAGCTCGGTGCTGCTAAAGTAAACAAAGATAGTGGAGAAGTGAAAGAGCTTAAAGgacag ATATCTAGTCTAAAAGCTGCCTTAACCACAGCGAAAAAGGAAGGAGAGCCTGAGCAACTGCAACGTAGCCAAACCATATCCATATCCAGTAGCCCAGAAATAATCATACCAAGTCTTGGAACATCCCCTTCTCTTCCAAAATCGCAAAGTTCCAGTGACCACTCTAGCAGTGTCACTAATGCAGAG AATGAGTCTTCAACCACATCTAGGAGAGATAGTTTGGAAATCCAAGAGATGTTGGCAAATCCATCACTTTGGCCACCTCTTGGAAAGCCAGCTTCAAGTGCTAAGGAGGATAATAAAGATTCAGCTTCTGGCAGGTGGAATGAAACACTCATGGTGAACAAGAATGACAAGAAGGATCCAATTCCAGCGGCAGGCAATGCTCGATGGAATCCAACCAAGGTATACCCGGAACAAAACTTGAATAAACTCACCGCAAACAAAAACACTAAGGGCAACCAAGACCATGATCAGCAACGAATTCGGCTCGAAATTGGCTCTACCGATGATTCTTCTGATCTTGATGAGTGTTCGGAGATCGACTCAGTTTGGCAATCCAGCATTCCGAAAGTCACCAACAATAATAGTCCAAATGGGTTGGCATCTAAACCAAAGAAACAGCAATACAATCATGTAGCAAAGCCTAAGAGCACAGATTTCAA GAGTGCAATTCCATCACTAATTCCTTCACCATCAACCCGGAAACCGTCTAATGGAGCCAATCCAAATACGAACAAGCCAAAGCGGAAAACTGGATATTCAAAGTGA
- the LOC105761089 gene encoding kinesin-like protein KIN-14G isoform X3, with amino-acid sequence MGLELISQVSVISVLEEVIQQHGNRIEDVANLVSRNTDEASLQRNDAAGWLRKTVGVVLGKDLPAEPSEEEFRLGLRSGKILCTVLNKIKPGSVPKVLEGPSDSIIIPDGAPLSPYQLENLRNFIAAIEEMGIPTFETSDLEQGGNSSRIVQSVLALKSYSEWKRSGGIGTWKYLENSKPPCFPKPKPFTRRNSEPFMHTFSRTMSLGDKSADSFNSEQSEISYAGSIPSLHLLVRAALLNKKQDEIPMIVESMIKKVSEEYERRLASHTELIKSSPKDTEESVPGNSLSRTASCDDKIKSSPKDTEESVPDNSLSRTASCGNVEVDVEVEAPAEETIDDESSIESEKKELPNEECNTDEEATRHLLKQKTLVEQQRQHLLELKHSLHATKVGMELLQVTYREEFNNLGKHLHSIAYAAMGYQRVLEENRKLYNQVQDLKGSIRVYCRVRPSLSGQSNNLSCVEHIDDTTITVLTPTKTGKEGRKSFTFNKIFSPSVTQAEVFSDTQPLIRSVLDGYNVCIFAYGQTGSGKTYTMSGPTELTEEGLGVNYRALGDLFELSNQRKETISYEISVQMLEIYNEQVRDLLASDGLNKRLEIRNSSQNGINVPEAHLVRVSSTSDVINLMNLGQKNRTVFSTAMNDRSSRSHSCLTVHVQGKDLTSGNIIHGCMHLVDLAGSERVDKSEVMGDRLKEAQYINKSLSALGDVIAALASKGSHVPYRNSKLTQLLQDSLGGQAKTLMFVHIAPEYEASGETISTLKFAERVATVELGAAKVNKDSGEVKELKGQISSLKAALTTAKKEGEPEQLQRSQTISISSSPEIIIPSLGTSPSLPKSQSSSDHSSSVTNAENESSTTSRRDSLEIQEMLANPSLWPPLGKPASSAKEDNKDSASGRWNETLMVNKNDKKDPIPAAGNARWNPTKVYPEQNLNKLTANKNTKGNQDHDQQRIRLEIGSTDDSSDLDECSEIDSVWQSSIPKVTNNNSPNGLASKPKKQQYNHVAKPKSTDFKSAIPSLIPSPSTRKPSNGANPNTNKPKRKTGYSK; translated from the exons ATGGGATTGGAATTGATTTCACAAGTTTCCGTAATATCAGTTTTGGAAGAAGTTATTCAACAGCATGGAAATCGAATTGAAGATGTTGCTAATTTGGTTTCGAGAAATACCGACGAAGCtt cTTTGCAAAGAAATGATGCTGCTGGGTGGCTGAGAAAAACAGTTGGTGTTGTACTTGGTAAAGATTTGCCAGCTGAGCCTTCTGAAGAAGAATTCAGGCTTGGGTTGCGAAGTGGAAAGATCCTTTGCACTGTTCTAAATAAGATTAAACCTGGATCTGTACCAAAA GTGTTGGAAGGGCCTAGTGATTCAATTATTATTCCTGATGGGGCTCCTTTATCACCATACCAATTAGAGAATCTGAGGAACTTCATTGCAGCTATTGAAGAAATGGGAATTCCAACTTTTGAAACCTCAGATTTGGAACAG gGTGGGAACTCTTCAAGGATTGTGCAGTCTGTTCTAGCATTGAAGTCTTACAGTGAATGGAAAAGAAGTGGTGGAATTGGTACATggaaatatttagaaaattccaAACCACCATGTTTCCCGAAACCGAAACCATTCACGCGAAGAAACAGCGAACCATTCATGCATACCTTTTCAAGGACAATGTCATTGGGTGACAAATCAGCAGATAGCTTCAACAGTGAGCAGTCGGAAATCAGCTACGCA GGTTCCATTCCTTCTTTGCACCTGCTAGTTCGTGCAGCTCTTTTAAATAAGAAGCAAGACGAGATTCCAATG ATCGTGGAATCTATGATAAAGAAAGTATCGGAGGAGTACGAGCGTCGCTTGGCAAGCCATACTGAACTG ATTAAAAGTAGTCCAAAGGATACGGAAGAATCGGTCCCTggtaattctctttctcgaactGCTTCATGTGATGACAAG ATTAAAAGTAGTCCAAAGGATACGGAAGAATCGGTCCCTgataattctctttctcgaactGCTTCATGTGGTAAC GTTGAGGTAGACGTAGAAGTAGAGGCACCAGCGGAGGAAACAATTGATGATGAATCATCAATCGAGTCAGAGAAAAAGGAACTTCCGAATGAGGAGTGCAATACTGATGAGGAAGCAACAAGACATCTTTTGAAACAGAAGACATTGGTTGAACAACAACGACAACATCTTCTG GAATTGAAGCATAGTCTTCATGCGACAAAAGTAGGTATGGAACTTTTGCAGGTGACTTACCGCGAAGAGTTTAACAATCTAG GTAAACACTTGCACAGTATAGCTTATGCGGCTATGGGATATCAAAGAGTTCTTGAAGAAAACCGCAAGTTATACAATCAAGTGCAGGACCTGAAAG GGTCTATAAGAGTATACTGCCGAGTAAGGCCATCTTTGAGTGGGCAATCGAACAATTTGAGTTGTGTAGAGCACATAGATGACACAACTATCACAGTTCTCACCCCTACAAAAACCGGCAAAGAGGGACGAAAATCATTTACTTTTAACAAGATATTCAGTCCTTCTGTAACCCAAG CGGAGGTTTTCTCTGATACCCAACCTTTGATTCGATCTGTTCTAGATGGTTATAATGTTTGTATATTTGCTTATGGTCAAACGGGATCAGGGAAAACTTATACTATG TCTGGGCCTACAGAGCTCACAGAGGAAGGCTTAGGTGTAAACTACAGGGCATTGGGTGATCTATTTGAACTCTCAAACCAGAGGAAAGAAACTATTTCCTACGAAATTTCGGTGCAAATGCTTGAAATTTACAATGAGCAAGTTAGGGATCTCCTCGCATCTGATGGTCTAAATAAAAG ACTAGAAATCCGTAACAGCTCTCAAAATGGGATTAATGTACCTGAAGCTCACCTTGTGCGTGTATCATCAACATCTGATGTCATAAACTTGATGAACCTTGGGCAAAAAAATCGTACAGTTTTCTCTACAGCCATGAATGACAGGAGTAGTCGATCTCACAG CTGCTTGACAGTTCACGTTCAAGGAAAAGACCTCACATCAGGAAACATTATTCATGGCTGTATGCATCTGGTTGACCTGGCAGGAAGTGAAAGGGTGGATAAATCTGAGGTGATGGGAGATCGGTTAAAAGAGGCACAGTACATCAACAAATCCCTTTCTGCTTTAGGTGATGTGATTGCGGCTCTTGCTTCAAAAGGTTCACATGTTCCCTATAGAAACAGTAAACTCACTCAGTTGCTCCAAGATTCACTTG GAGGACAAGCCAAAACACTTATGTTTGTTCACATTGCTCCCGAGTACGAAGCTTCTGGAGAAACAATTAGCACGCTTAAATTTGCAGAAAGGGTAGCCACAGTTGAGCTCGGTGCTGCTAAAGTAAACAAAGATAGTGGAGAAGTGAAAGAGCTTAAAGgacag ATATCTAGTCTAAAAGCTGCCTTAACCACAGCGAAAAAGGAAGGAGAGCCTGAGCAACTGCAACGTAGCCAAACCATATCCATATCCAGTAGCCCAGAAATAATCATACCAAGTCTTGGAACATCCCCTTCTCTTCCAAAATCGCAAAGTTCCAGTGACCACTCTAGCAGTGTCACTAATGCAGAG AATGAGTCTTCAACCACATCTAGGAGAGATAGTTTGGAAATCCAAGAGATGTTGGCAAATCCATCACTTTGGCCACCTCTTGGAAAGCCAGCTTCAAGTGCTAAGGAGGATAATAAAGATTCAGCTTCTGGCAGGTGGAATGAAACACTCATGGTGAACAAGAATGACAAGAAGGATCCAATTCCAGCGGCAGGCAATGCTCGATGGAATCCAACCAAGGTATACCCGGAACAAAACTTGAATAAACTCACCGCAAACAAAAACACTAAGGGCAACCAAGACCATGATCAGCAACGAATTCGGCTCGAAATTGGCTCTACCGATGATTCTTCTGATCTTGATGAGTGTTCGGAGATCGACTCAGTTTGGCAATCCAGCATTCCGAAAGTCACCAACAATAATAGTCCAAATGGGTTGGCATCTAAACCAAAGAAACAGCAATACAATCATGTAGCAAAGCCTAAGAGCACAGATTTCAA GAGTGCAATTCCATCACTAATTCCTTCACCATCAACCCGGAAACCGTCTAATGGAGCCAATCCAAATACGAACAAGCCAAAGCGGAAAACTGGATATTCAAAGTGA
- the LOC105761089 gene encoding kinesin-like protein KIN-14G isoform X2: protein MGLELISQVSVISVLEEVIQQHGNRIEDVANLVSRNTDEASLQRNDAAGWLRKTVGVVLGKDLPAEPSEEEFRLGLRSGKILCTVLNKIKPGSVPKVLEGPSDSIIIPDGAPLSPYQLENLRNFIAAIEEMGIPTFETSDLEQGGNSSRIVQSVLALKSYSEWKRSGGIGTWKYLENSKPPCFPKPKPFTRRNSEPFMHTFSRTMSLGDKSADSFNSEQSEISYAGSIPSLHLLVRAALLNKKQDEIPMIVESMIKKVSEEYERRLASHTELIKSSPKDTEESVPGNSLSRTASCDDKIKSSPKDTEESVPDNSLSRTASCDDKVEVDVEVEAPAEETIDDESSIESEKKELPNEECNTDEEATRHLLKQKTLVEQQRQHLLELKHSLHATKVGMELLQVTYREEFNNLGKHLHSIAYAAMGYQRVLEENRKLYNQVQDLKGSIRVYCRVRPSLSGQSNNLSCVEHIDDTTITVLTPTKTGKEGRKSFTFNKIFSPSVTQAEVFSDTQPLIRSVLDGYNVCIFAYGQTGSGKTYTMSGPTELTEEGLGVNYRALGDLFELSNQRKETISYEISVQMLEIYNEQVRDLLASDGLNKRLEIRNSSQNGINVPEAHLVRVSSTSDVINLMNLGQKNRTVFSTAMNDRSSRSHSCLTVHVQGKDLTSGNIIHGCMHLVDLAGSERVDKSEVMGDRLKEAQYINKSLSALGDVIAALASKGSHVPYRNSKLTQLLQDSLGGQAKTLMFVHIAPEYEASGETISTLKFAERVATVELGAAKVNKDSGEVKELKGQISSLKAALTTAKKEGEPEQLQRSQTISISSSPEIIIPSLGTSPSLPKSQSSSDHSSSVTNAENESSTTSRRDSLEIQEMLANPSLWPPLGKPASSAKEDNKDSASGRWNETLMVNKNDKKDPIPAAGNARWNPTKVYPEQNLNKLTANKNTKGNQDHDQQRIRLEIGSTDDSSDLDECSEIDSVWQSSIPKVTNNNSPNGLASKPKKQQYNHVAKPKSTDFKSAIPSLIPSPSTRKPSNGANPNTNKPKRKTGYSK, encoded by the exons ATGGGATTGGAATTGATTTCACAAGTTTCCGTAATATCAGTTTTGGAAGAAGTTATTCAACAGCATGGAAATCGAATTGAAGATGTTGCTAATTTGGTTTCGAGAAATACCGACGAAGCtt cTTTGCAAAGAAATGATGCTGCTGGGTGGCTGAGAAAAACAGTTGGTGTTGTACTTGGTAAAGATTTGCCAGCTGAGCCTTCTGAAGAAGAATTCAGGCTTGGGTTGCGAAGTGGAAAGATCCTTTGCACTGTTCTAAATAAGATTAAACCTGGATCTGTACCAAAA GTGTTGGAAGGGCCTAGTGATTCAATTATTATTCCTGATGGGGCTCCTTTATCACCATACCAATTAGAGAATCTGAGGAACTTCATTGCAGCTATTGAAGAAATGGGAATTCCAACTTTTGAAACCTCAGATTTGGAACAG gGTGGGAACTCTTCAAGGATTGTGCAGTCTGTTCTAGCATTGAAGTCTTACAGTGAATGGAAAAGAAGTGGTGGAATTGGTACATggaaatatttagaaaattccaAACCACCATGTTTCCCGAAACCGAAACCATTCACGCGAAGAAACAGCGAACCATTCATGCATACCTTTTCAAGGACAATGTCATTGGGTGACAAATCAGCAGATAGCTTCAACAGTGAGCAGTCGGAAATCAGCTACGCA GGTTCCATTCCTTCTTTGCACCTGCTAGTTCGTGCAGCTCTTTTAAATAAGAAGCAAGACGAGATTCCAATG ATCGTGGAATCTATGATAAAGAAAGTATCGGAGGAGTACGAGCGTCGCTTGGCAAGCCATACTGAACTG ATTAAAAGTAGTCCAAAGGATACGGAAGAATCGGTCCCTggtaattctctttctcgaactGCTTCATGTGATGACAAG ATTAAAAGTAGTCCAAAGGATACGGAAGAATCGGTCCCTgataattctctttctcgaactGCTTCATGTGATGACAAG GTTGAGGTAGACGTAGAAGTAGAGGCACCAGCGGAGGAAACAATTGATGATGAATCATCAATCGAGTCAGAGAAAAAGGAACTTCCGAATGAGGAGTGCAATACTGATGAGGAAGCAACAAGACATCTTTTGAAACAGAAGACATTGGTTGAACAACAACGACAACATCTTCTG GAATTGAAGCATAGTCTTCATGCGACAAAAGTAGGTATGGAACTTTTGCAGGTGACTTACCGCGAAGAGTTTAACAATCTAG GTAAACACTTGCACAGTATAGCTTATGCGGCTATGGGATATCAAAGAGTTCTTGAAGAAAACCGCAAGTTATACAATCAAGTGCAGGACCTGAAAG GGTCTATAAGAGTATACTGCCGAGTAAGGCCATCTTTGAGTGGGCAATCGAACAATTTGAGTTGTGTAGAGCACATAGATGACACAACTATCACAGTTCTCACCCCTACAAAAACCGGCAAAGAGGGACGAAAATCATTTACTTTTAACAAGATATTCAGTCCTTCTGTAACCCAAG CGGAGGTTTTCTCTGATACCCAACCTTTGATTCGATCTGTTCTAGATGGTTATAATGTTTGTATATTTGCTTATGGTCAAACGGGATCAGGGAAAACTTATACTATG TCTGGGCCTACAGAGCTCACAGAGGAAGGCTTAGGTGTAAACTACAGGGCATTGGGTGATCTATTTGAACTCTCAAACCAGAGGAAAGAAACTATTTCCTACGAAATTTCGGTGCAAATGCTTGAAATTTACAATGAGCAAGTTAGGGATCTCCTCGCATCTGATGGTCTAAATAAAAG ACTAGAAATCCGTAACAGCTCTCAAAATGGGATTAATGTACCTGAAGCTCACCTTGTGCGTGTATCATCAACATCTGATGTCATAAACTTGATGAACCTTGGGCAAAAAAATCGTACAGTTTTCTCTACAGCCATGAATGACAGGAGTAGTCGATCTCACAG CTGCTTGACAGTTCACGTTCAAGGAAAAGACCTCACATCAGGAAACATTATTCATGGCTGTATGCATCTGGTTGACCTGGCAGGAAGTGAAAGGGTGGATAAATCTGAGGTGATGGGAGATCGGTTAAAAGAGGCACAGTACATCAACAAATCCCTTTCTGCTTTAGGTGATGTGATTGCGGCTCTTGCTTCAAAAGGTTCACATGTTCCCTATAGAAACAGTAAACTCACTCAGTTGCTCCAAGATTCACTTG GAGGACAAGCCAAAACACTTATGTTTGTTCACATTGCTCCCGAGTACGAAGCTTCTGGAGAAACAATTAGCACGCTTAAATTTGCAGAAAGGGTAGCCACAGTTGAGCTCGGTGCTGCTAAAGTAAACAAAGATAGTGGAGAAGTGAAAGAGCTTAAAGgacag ATATCTAGTCTAAAAGCTGCCTTAACCACAGCGAAAAAGGAAGGAGAGCCTGAGCAACTGCAACGTAGCCAAACCATATCCATATCCAGTAGCCCAGAAATAATCATACCAAGTCTTGGAACATCCCCTTCTCTTCCAAAATCGCAAAGTTCCAGTGACCACTCTAGCAGTGTCACTAATGCAGAG AATGAGTCTTCAACCACATCTAGGAGAGATAGTTTGGAAATCCAAGAGATGTTGGCAAATCCATCACTTTGGCCACCTCTTGGAAAGCCAGCTTCAAGTGCTAAGGAGGATAATAAAGATTCAGCTTCTGGCAGGTGGAATGAAACACTCATGGTGAACAAGAATGACAAGAAGGATCCAATTCCAGCGGCAGGCAATGCTCGATGGAATCCAACCAAGGTATACCCGGAACAAAACTTGAATAAACTCACCGCAAACAAAAACACTAAGGGCAACCAAGACCATGATCAGCAACGAATTCGGCTCGAAATTGGCTCTACCGATGATTCTTCTGATCTTGATGAGTGTTCGGAGATCGACTCAGTTTGGCAATCCAGCATTCCGAAAGTCACCAACAATAATAGTCCAAATGGGTTGGCATCTAAACCAAAGAAACAGCAATACAATCATGTAGCAAAGCCTAAGAGCACAGATTTCAA GAGTGCAATTCCATCACTAATTCCTTCACCATCAACCCGGAAACCGTCTAATGGAGCCAATCCAAATACGAACAAGCCAAAGCGGAAAACTGGATATTCAAAGTGA